Part of the Nodosilinea sp. FACHB-141 genome is shown below.
ACAGATTTGAACTTTGTTCTTTGACTGCGCCCATGGGGTGCCCGACAATAATGGCCGGATGATCGGTATTTTGATCCAAGTCTTTGGGAATGAAGAGATTCCCAACAACCTGCATGTTGTATTGGTTTTTGAACGTAACTTTTCGCATAGTCACCTGGTCACTTTGATAGAAATTGTCTGCCCCCTCTACCACACCAGACTGCTGCACAGGTGCTTGGGGGCTCTGACCCGATACGTATGTTTTGTCGAGTGCGAATGCCGCCGTTGCAATTGCACTCATCAAGAGGGTTGGTATGAAAATGCGGTGTTTCATTGGTTCTCAATCTGTGGTTTTACCTAGTGGATTTAGCTTCGATTCGACGCCTTTGTGTTCAGCGAAACCCTATGAATCACGGAGCGTTACTTCATATAGGTGCTGGGTATTGCTCGTCGCTGACCTGTTCCATCCAGTCCACAGGGCTGCCGTTGAGCGCCTCCTGAATGGCAATATGAGTCATGGCTGTCGTGGCTGTAGCGCCGTGCCAGTGTTTTACGCCGGGTGAAATCCAGACGACATCACCAGGTCTAATTTCCTGAATTTGACCACCCCACTGCTGAACCCAGCCAATTCCATCCGTCACAACCAGGGTTTGCCCCAAAGGATGGGTGTGCCATGCGGTGCGGGCACCCGGCTCGAAGGCGACACTTGCGCCAGATGCCCGTGACGGCTCGTGTACTGAAAAAAGAGGATTGATGCTTACAGAACCCGTGAAATAGTCGGCTGAGCCTTCAGTGGAAGGCTGCGAACCGTTCCGCATGATTTCTACACTCTGTAGGCGATCGCCCAATGAGACTTGGGCATGCCCTGCCTGCGCCAACCCTAAAGCCAATAGGGAAAATGTTATGGCAGGTATTGTGAGTCGTTTCATCTCTGTTCCTCCGTATTGGTGCAACGCCCATGCAAAACTTTTCCACAGCGGTCCGCTGTGAATTTGATGATGCTTCTCGTGCAATTTTGAGAAGCGCTTGACCGAACAAACTTGAATGTTCTCTTGAATAGAAATCCAGATGCTTACGAGCAGCCGGAATTGCTTTTCATCGCTTTAACCTCATTCTAGGCATCCTGAAAGGCAAGCCATAGGACGATCGTCTAGGATGGTTGTACAATCCTGCAAACTTGCACTAGCTTCCGCCTAAGTCGCGCTAGATTTCTATACAGGCTTAGCGGCCACCCCTTTTTAGACCTTGGATGGTCTAGAAAACGATTTGAAGGGCATTAGAAATGAACGCGGCAAGAACGAGTGAAAAGTCTGATCGAGCTTTAATCAACAACCCACAGGCAAGGCGCGAGGTAGCGCGATCGCAAGCCAACCGAGAGGAACTGACCGAGCGAATTGCAGGGGCGATTGCTCACGATGGCGTGATCGAGCCGCTGAAAGGATTGTTCTTCTATCGCACCTCCTTCCCTTCAGAGTGCTTGCACAGCGTCTCAATTCCGTCCTTTTGTGTGATTGCTCAGGGCAGTAAAGAAGTGCTGTTGGGCAGCGATCGCTATCAGTACGACCCGATGCATTATTTGCTGGGGACGGTCGAACTGCCGATTGCCAGCCGAATTTTAGAAGCAACTCAGGAAAAACCGTACCTCGGTCTTCGTCTCGATCTCGACTCCACCCTGGTGGGTTCAGTCATAGTTGAGGCAGGCTATCCCTCAGCCCAGAGGGGAGTGAGTGTCAAAGCGATCGATGTCAGTCCATTAGATACAGATCTGTTAGATGCCACCGTGCGGCTCGTCAGGCTGCTCGATTCCCCAGCTGAAGCGCCTGTGCTCGTACCCCTGATTAAGAGAGAGATTATCTACCGACTGCTGGTGGGAGCGCAAGGGAATCGGCTGCGTCAGATTGCCATTTTGGGAGGCCACACCCACCACATTGCTAAAGCCGTCGATCGCCTGCGGAAAGACTTTAACCAGCCGCTGCGGATTGAAGACGTTGCCCAAGAGCTAGGTATGAGCGTTTCAGGTTTTCACCATCACTTCAAATCGGTCACGGCCATGAGTCCGTTGCAGTTCCAGAAGCAGTTGCGGCTCCAAGAGGCCCGCCGTCTGATGCTGGGGCAAAACCTGGACGCTAGTAGTGCGGCCTACCAAGTAGGGTACGACGATGCCTCGCACTTTAACCGAGAGTATAAGCGGCTCTTTGGTAACCCTCCCATGCGCGATGTGGAGCGACTGCGAAAAGCGGCGCGGGAGACGGCTAATTCAGTCTGACGCCAGATCGATTAGGACAGTCTCACCCTAAGTAAAGGCTATAGGCTAGGGCGGCTCTTCATTTCTACTAAAATAGTGACCTTTTGAGCACGGTAGCTGTGGCTATATCATCTGTGTTCAAAATCACAACTTGTAAACCGGTAGCGATTGTCTCAGCCTGGCTGGGCATTTCTACGGATAACGGCATCTATCTTTAATTAATTGATGCCAGCCCAAAAATCTCGGCGATCGCGCCCTTGTTTGCCCTAGGACACACGAGGCCTTTGCCGATTCAGCCAAGACTTTGCGTTGCTAGGAGGATGCTTCTACAAATTATTGCCTAAGCCGCAGCTTAGGGACAGTCCTTCTTCACGCCTTTGGAATCGGTTTAGCGATGAAAATTCCCCTTCGGTTGTTGCTGATTGTGCCGTTCATCCTCGAAATTGGAGCGGCGGTCGGGTTGACGGGATGGCTCTCGCTCCGCAACGGGCAAAAGGCGGTGAATGATGTGGTCTCGCAGCTGGAACAGGAAGTCACCAACCGCATTCAGGTGACGCTGGACGAGTATTTGACGGTGCCGCACCGCATCAATCAAATCAACGCGGATCTGTTTGAGTTAGATCTGCTGAGCTTTGAGCAGCAAGCTACATTTGAGCGCCACTTCTGGCAGCAAATGCAGGAATTTGAAGAGGCCAGCTATATCTATGTCAGCAGCGAAACCGGCGGATTTTGGACGGCGCACCGCAATGCTCAAGCTGGCCCCATCACCTACTACGTGACAGATAACCCTGGCGACGGGGTGATGGTGCATTTTGGCGTAGATGCCCAAGGCAACCGCGCCCAGCAGCTCGACGTCACCACCGACTACGACCCCCGCATTCGGGACTGGTATACCGACGCCAAAAAGGCGGGCACTGCCCGCTGGACAGAGGTCTATCAGCTGGTGCCAGAACTCACCCTGGCAATTACAGCCAATGCGCCGATTTACAACGCCGCCGGGCAGCTCGAAGGCGTGCTGGGGGTGGACCTGGTGCTAGCGGATATCGGCGACTTTTTGAGCACGCTGAAAATTGGCCAAACCGGGCAGGCGTTTTTGATCGAAAAAGACCAGTCGCTGATTGCCAGCTCGACCCAAGAGAATCCGTTTGTCAAACCCAGGGCGGATGGGCCGGAGGAGCGACTGCATGCGATCGCTAGTACTAACCCCATGATCGCCGCCACCACCCGGCATTTGCTAGATCAGTTCCAAACCCTGGAGAGCATTGAGGCCTCTCACCAGCTGGCGTTTCCCATCGATGGGCAAAAGCACTTTGTGCAGGTGACACCCATTGTGGATGAGCTGGGAATTGACTGGCTGTTGGTGGTAGTCGTCCCCGAATCGGACTTTATGGCGCAGATTCAGGCCAACACCCGCACCACAATTTTGCTGTGCTTGGTGTCGTTGGCGATCGCCACCGGCCTGGGCATCATCACCGCCCGCTATATCGCCCGTCCCATTCAGCAGCTGAGCGATCAGTCAAAACAGGTGACTGAGGCGCTGCAAAAAAGCCACACCGCCCCGATCGAATCCCTGGCGTTGTCTACCCATCAGCTTGGCCCGGTGCAGGAAGTTGCTACCCTGTCCGACTCTTTTCGGCGCATGGCCACCGAGCTAAACCAGGCCTTTGATGCCCTCCAGCACACCAACGAAGAACTGGAAGAACGGGTGCAGCAGCGCACCCTCGACCTAGCCCAGGCAAAAGAACAAGCCGAAACCGCTAACCACGCCAAGAGTGAATTTTTGGCCAACATGAGCCACGAACTGCGCACGCCCCTGAGCGCTATTTTGGGCTTTGTGCAGCTGATGAATCGCAACCGGGTCTCAGCCCAAACCGAAAAAGAATATTTGGAGGTGATCAACCACAGCGCCGAGCATCTGCTGGAGCTGATCAACGACGTGCTGGATCTCTCAAAGATTGAAGCGGGCAACATTACTCTCAATTTGACTAACTTTGACCTCCACGCGTTGCTCAATCGGCTGCAGGAGATGTTTTTGCCCCGCAGCCAGCGGCAGGGCCTATCGCTGCAGATTGAATGGGCTGACGAGGTGCCCCAATACGTTTGCAGCGATGAAAAGAAAGTGCGGCAAATTTTGATCAACCTGATTGGCAACGCGCTCAAGTTTACAAAAACGGGGGGCATTACGGTGACGGCCTTGGCGCTGTCTCAGTCCGACCAAGTATCCGCGCCATTTTCCCCAAATGCACCTAATATGCCGTCTGTGTGGCTTCGTATAGAGGTTCAAGACAGCGGCATGGGCATCCCCTCGCAGCAACTGGAGGCGATTTTTGCCTCCTTCAACCAGGTCCACCCCGAGAGCGAAGGCACCGGATTAGGCCTGACCATCAGCCGCCAATTTGCCCACCTGCTGGGCGGTCAGCTAAGGGTGCATAGCCAGGTGGGCCAGGGCAGCACCTTTACCCTAGATGTGCCGATGCAGCCCGTGCCTGCCACGGCGATTCCAGCCGAGGTGCTGCCCCAGCGGGCGATCGCTCTTGCTCCCGGCCAGCCCACCTACCGCATTTTGATCGTGGATGACCGCTGGAGCAACCGCCAGTTTCTAGTCAAACTTTTGGAACCCTTCGGCTTTGAGCTACGAGAAGCTGCCAACGGCCAGGAAGCCTTTGATATCTGGCGAGACTGGCAACCGCACCTAATCTGGATGGATATGCGCATGCCGGTAATGCATGGCTATGAAGCGGCCCAGCGCATCAAATCTCACATCGACGGCCAGGCCACGGTGATTGTGGCCCTCACTGCTAGCGTGTTTGAAGAACAGCGGCAGGTCGTGCTGGCCTACGGCTGCGACGACTTTATCCGCAAGCCCGTTAAGGAACATGTGATTTTTGATAAGTTGACTGAGCACCTGGGTATTGTTTTTGTATACGAAGATACTCCTTTGCCTACTAATTTTTCCTCTGGCGCACCGCTACAATTCGCAGCTCTACAGGTTATGCCTGCGGACTGGCTGCAACGGTTAAAGCAGGCAGCGACCATTGCCAAACCCGGCGCCATCATAGATTTAATTGGTCAAATTCCATCCCATGAGTCGATTTTGGCGGCTGGGCTCAGGCGTATGGTTGACCAATATCAGTTAGAAGCCATTATTCATTTAGTCGATGCGGCAACCCACCATGAGTCATGAGCTGTTTGCCGATCGCATTCCCGAGATTCTGGTCGCCGATGACACCCTGGATGCGCTGCGGCTGCTGTCAAATGCCCTCTCCAGCCATGGGTATGACGTTCGCAGTGTCACCAGTGGTCTGATGGCGATCGCCTCGGTGCAGGCCGCTCTGCCCGACCTGATTTTGCTCGATATCAAAATGCCCGACTTGACCGGCTATGAGGTGTGCCAGCGGCTCAAGGCCGACCCCAAAACCCAAGAGATTCCGGTCATCTTCATCAGCGCGCTCGATGAAACCTTTGACAAGGTCAAGGCCTTTCAATTGGGCGGGGTAGACTATATCACCAAGCCATTCCAAATCGAAGAAGTGCTGGCGCGGGTGCAAAACCAGCTCGCCCTCCGGTTTTCGGTCACTCAAATTCATCGGCTCAACGCCCAGCTAGAGCAGCAGGTGCAAAACCGCACCGCCCAGCTACAAGCGGTTAACCAAACGCTGACCCAAGAAGTGCTGGAGCGGCGGCAGATTGAGCATGACCTGCGGGAGAGCGAAGAGAAGTTTCGCCAAATTTCAGAAAACATTCGGGCAGTATTTTGGCTGACGGACTTTGACTCCCAAACGGGGCAAGAGACCCAGACACGCTACGTCAGCCCCTCCATAGAGAGCATTTGGGGCCAGCCCCGAGAGCTGTTTTATCAAGATCCTCAGACTTGGACAAACAGCATTCACCCCGAAGACCGCGATCGCGTCATTGCCGCATTTCTAACCCAGGCCCACCTCGGCCAGTACGACGAGGAGTTCCGCATTGTTCGCCCCGATGGCACAATTCGCTGGATCCACGATCGCGGCTTTCCCATTCACGACGAAACCGGTGCGGTGTATCGTCTCACGGGTGTAGCTGAGGACATCACAGACCAGGTGCAGGCCGAGCTAGAGCGCGATCGCTTTTTCAACCTCTCCCTCGATCTGCTGTTTATTGCCGATCGCCAGGGCCAACTCAAGCGTCTGAACCCAGCCTGGCAATCCATGATGGGCTACCCCTGCGACCAGCTGATCGATCAGCCCTTTGCTACCATCGTTCACCCCGAAGACCTGCCCCTGGCGGAACAAGTCTTGCAGCAGCTGTTACGTGGGGAAGAAGTGAATGAGGTCGAAATGCGCTGCCGCTGTGCCAATGGCAGCTACCTCTGGATTGCCTGGAACGGCGTGCCTTTTTTGCAAGAGCACCTGATTTACGGGGCGGGGCGCGATATTTCCCAGCGCAAAGCTTCCGAGTCGCGGCTCATGCATGAAACCCTCCACGATGCCTTGACCGGGCTCGCCAATCGCCCCTGCTTTATGGAGCGCCTGCAGCTGGCGATCAAACAGCAGCGGCGGCATCAAACTAGCTGCTTTGCGGTGCTCTTTATTGACTTAGATGGCTTCAAAAGCGTCAACGATACCCTGGGACATGGGGTTGGCGATCAGCTCTTGATTCGCGTCTCGCAACTGCTGCTCGAAACCGTGCGCGAGGTCGACTCGGTGGCCCGCCTGGGGGGAGATGAGTTCACTATTTTGCTTGAAAACATTCAGCATCCCGAAGAGGTGGTTGACATTGCTGAGCGCATTCAACAAAAGCTCGGCCCTGCCCTCGCCATTGGTCACCACGACATTTTTACCAGTGCCAGCATCGGCATTGTCATCGGCGCACCAGAGTATCAGCAGGTGGCCGATATTCTTCGTGATGCCGACATTGCCATGTATCAAGCGAAGGCCAATGGCAAAGCGCGCTATGAGGTGTTTAACAGCGCCATGTATGCCGCCACCCTTCAACACGTCGAAATTGAAACGCACCTGCGCCATGCCATTCTCAACAACGAGCTTGAAATTCACTATCAGCCCATCGTCAGTCTTCAGCCCGAGCGGGGGCTAGAGGGCTTTGAAGTTTTGCTGCGGTGGCGGCATCCTCAAAAAGGGCTGGTTCCCGCCGGCGAGTTTATCCCCATTGCCGAAGAAACGGGCTTGATCAATGCGATCGGCGAATGGGCGCTGCAAGAAGCCTGTATGCAGTTCAGCCATTGGCAACAGCTCTGGCCTGATTTTGCCAAGCTATATCTGAGCGTTAATATTTCTGGCCGCCAGCTGCGCGAACCTTCTCTGCTGCAAACCCTAGACCGCATGCTAGAGGAAACTCACATTCCGGTCCGATGCCTGCGGTTTGAAATTACCGAAAGCAGCCTGATCAAAAATACGGCGATCGCAACTCAGCTGTTAGAACGCATGCAAATCCGAGGCATTCAGGTCAGCCTGGATGATTTTGGCACCGGCTTTTCCTCCCTCAGCTACCTGCATCAGTTCCCCATTAACACCATCAAAATCGATCGCTCCTTCGTCAATGTGATGCTGCATGGCGAAAAAGAACGCAGCATTATTCAGTCGATCGTGGCACTAGCCAAAACCCTAGGCCTAGCCACGATCGCCGAAGGCATTGAAACTCGACAGCAGCTCGAAGCTCTCCAGTCTCTGGGATGTGAATCGGGGCAGGGCTTTTTCTTTGCCCGCCCAATGCCCCCTGCTCAACTGGAGGCGTTTTTAACCCAAACTTGCCAGCAGTGCCCGGTTCGCCATATCTGCTTTACCGATTGCCATCGGGTAGCTGCCCACTAATGGCGCTGCTGGACACAGGTATGAATCAAAACTGCAACGTCTCTAGGGGCAAATGGTAAAGCCTTTGGCTTGGCTGCGCCTATGCCCTATCCACATTCATGCTCCGATTCAGCAACACCGCCGCTAATCAGTCGGTAGTCCCTGGGAACGGCAGGCGTTTGCTAGGGAAAGGGGCTAAAGAGGAATACTAGCTGCCGTGTAACGGAACCTCGACGAGTCGATACGATAAAGTCTTTCACTGAAGACACGGTTCAAAAGCGAGAAAATGGAAGCAGTCTATGGCTACTTGAGGGCATTGGTAACGCCGTCTATGGCCAGCCGTGCTGTGCGAGTGGCCGTTGTGATTGGTACGCTGCTGTTTGCCATTAACCATGGGGCAGCGGTGCGGGCCGGTACCATGACCCGAGCCCGCTGGTATTCGGTTGGGCTCACGTATTTGGTTCCCTACGCTGTTAGCATTCACGGACAGTACTTGGGACGAGGGGGAAGCAGAGGCACAGGCAAGTAGGTCAGGGTGGTTAGTTCTAACGTTTAACCATGGAAATACGATTTCTCAATTCTGAGGATGTCGCGGCCTATCGCGATCTGCGTCTCTATGCTTTGAAGGAGTCGCCAACGGCCTTTGCCTCTAGCTATGAGCAGGAAGCGCAGTTCTCGCTGTCTAATTTTGCTGCCCGACTGCGCCCCAACAACGATGCGGCTGGCGGCATTTTTGGTGCTTTTAGCGATCGCACTCAACTCATAGGTATGCTCGGGTTTTCGCGCGAGCACCGCCCGAAGCGAGCCCACGTTGGCTCTCTCTGGAGCATGTATGTTTTG
Proteins encoded:
- the nrtS gene encoding nitrate/nitrite transporter NrtS, whose product is MRAGTMTRARWYSVGLTYLVPYAVSIHGQYLGRGGSRGTGK
- a CDS encoding cupin domain-containing protein, producing MKRLTIPAITFSLLALGLAQAGHAQVSLGDRLQSVEIMRNGSQPSTEGSADYFTGSVSINPLFSVHEPSRASGASVAFEPGARTAWHTHPLGQTLVVTDGIGWVQQWGGQIQEIRPGDVVWISPGVKHWHGATATTAMTHIAIQEALNGSPVDWMEQVSDEQYPAPI
- a CDS encoding hybrid sensor histidine kinase/response regulator, with the protein product MKIPLRLLLIVPFILEIGAAVGLTGWLSLRNGQKAVNDVVSQLEQEVTNRIQVTLDEYLTVPHRINQINADLFELDLLSFEQQATFERHFWQQMQEFEEASYIYVSSETGGFWTAHRNAQAGPITYYVTDNPGDGVMVHFGVDAQGNRAQQLDVTTDYDPRIRDWYTDAKKAGTARWTEVYQLVPELTLAITANAPIYNAAGQLEGVLGVDLVLADIGDFLSTLKIGQTGQAFLIEKDQSLIASSTQENPFVKPRADGPEERLHAIASTNPMIAATTRHLLDQFQTLESIEASHQLAFPIDGQKHFVQVTPIVDELGIDWLLVVVVPESDFMAQIQANTRTTILLCLVSLAIATGLGIITARYIARPIQQLSDQSKQVTEALQKSHTAPIESLALSTHQLGPVQEVATLSDSFRRMATELNQAFDALQHTNEELEERVQQRTLDLAQAKEQAETANHAKSEFLANMSHELRTPLSAILGFVQLMNRNRVSAQTEKEYLEVINHSAEHLLELINDVLDLSKIEAGNITLNLTNFDLHALLNRLQEMFLPRSQRQGLSLQIEWADEVPQYVCSDEKKVRQILINLIGNALKFTKTGGITVTALALSQSDQVSAPFSPNAPNMPSVWLRIEVQDSGMGIPSQQLEAIFASFNQVHPESEGTGLGLTISRQFAHLLGGQLRVHSQVGQGSTFTLDVPMQPVPATAIPAEVLPQRAIALAPGQPTYRILIVDDRWSNRQFLVKLLEPFGFELREAANGQEAFDIWRDWQPHLIWMDMRMPVMHGYEAAQRIKSHIDGQATVIVALTASVFEEQRQVVLAYGCDDFIRKPVKEHVIFDKLTEHLGIVFVYEDTPLPTNFSSGAPLQFAALQVMPADWLQRLKQAATIAKPGAIIDLIGQIPSHESILAAGLRRMVDQYQLEAIIHLVDAATHHES
- a CDS encoding AraC family transcriptional regulator, which gives rise to MNAARTSEKSDRALINNPQARREVARSQANREELTERIAGAIAHDGVIEPLKGLFFYRTSFPSECLHSVSIPSFCVIAQGSKEVLLGSDRYQYDPMHYLLGTVELPIASRILEATQEKPYLGLRLDLDSTLVGSVIVEAGYPSAQRGVSVKAIDVSPLDTDLLDATVRLVRLLDSPAEAPVLVPLIKREIIYRLLVGAQGNRLRQIAILGGHTHHIAKAVDRLRKDFNQPLRIEDVAQELGMSVSGFHHHFKSVTAMSPLQFQKQLRLQEARRLMLGQNLDASSAAYQVGYDDASHFNREYKRLFGNPPMRDVERLRKAARETANSV
- a CDS encoding EAL domain-containing protein, with protein sequence MSHELFADRIPEILVADDTLDALRLLSNALSSHGYDVRSVTSGLMAIASVQAALPDLILLDIKMPDLTGYEVCQRLKADPKTQEIPVIFISALDETFDKVKAFQLGGVDYITKPFQIEEVLARVQNQLALRFSVTQIHRLNAQLEQQVQNRTAQLQAVNQTLTQEVLERRQIEHDLRESEEKFRQISENIRAVFWLTDFDSQTGQETQTRYVSPSIESIWGQPRELFYQDPQTWTNSIHPEDRDRVIAAFLTQAHLGQYDEEFRIVRPDGTIRWIHDRGFPIHDETGAVYRLTGVAEDITDQVQAELERDRFFNLSLDLLFIADRQGQLKRLNPAWQSMMGYPCDQLIDQPFATIVHPEDLPLAEQVLQQLLRGEEVNEVEMRCRCANGSYLWIAWNGVPFLQEHLIYGAGRDISQRKASESRLMHETLHDALTGLANRPCFMERLQLAIKQQRRHQTSCFAVLFIDLDGFKSVNDTLGHGVGDQLLIRVSQLLLETVREVDSVARLGGDEFTILLENIQHPEEVVDIAERIQQKLGPALAIGHHDIFTSASIGIVIGAPEYQQVADILRDADIAMYQAKANGKARYEVFNSAMYAATLQHVEIETHLRHAILNNELEIHYQPIVSLQPERGLEGFEVLLRWRHPQKGLVPAGEFIPIAEETGLINAIGEWALQEACMQFSHWQQLWPDFAKLYLSVNISGRQLREPSLLQTLDRMLEETHIPVRCLRFEITESSLIKNTAIATQLLERMQIRGIQVSLDDFGTGFSSLSYLHQFPINTIKIDRSFVNVMLHGEKERSIIQSIVALAKTLGLATIAEGIETRQQLEALQSLGCESGQGFFFARPMPPAQLEAFLTQTCQQCPVRHICFTDCHRVAAH
- a CDS encoding GNAT family N-acetyltransferase; this translates as MEIRFLNSEDVAAYRDLRLYALKESPTAFASSYEQEAQFSLSNFAARLRPNNDAAGGIFGAFSDRTQLIGMLGFSREHRPKRAHVGSLWSMYVLPEFRGQSAGSALLDHAIAHAQGLDGLRQLVLSVTAGNVAASALYESRGFEIFGLERDSLCIDGTYFDEEHLILRLPSDVEPASLTG